In one window of Paenarthrobacter nicotinovorans DNA:
- a CDS encoding NAD(P)H-dependent glycerol-3-phosphate dehydrogenase: MTVIESAGFVPGTVAVLGAGSWGTTFAKILADAAIAAGVERSIRIWGRRAEVVEQINTLHRNEQYLKDIDLPASITASTDVAEVLKDATLVVLAVPAQSLRPQLGDWKPLLSSDAVVVSLMKGLELGTDARMSEVIAQELGLSESRVAVVSGPNLAMEIAREQPTASVVACSDADTAAAIALCCTAPYFRPYTSTDVVGVEIGGIVKNVIALAVGICEGRQMGDNTKASVITRGLAETSRLALALGGEAHTMAGLAGLGDLVATCSSALSRNHTAGRLLGEGLSLVQVAEQMTQTAEGIKSGPAVHELAGKLNVEMPITAAVVAVLEGRMSVDDLGPRLLARALKSEGDY, encoded by the coding sequence GTGACCGTGATCGAAAGCGCCGGTTTCGTTCCCGGCACTGTGGCCGTTCTGGGTGCAGGGTCCTGGGGTACTACGTTCGCGAAGATCCTGGCTGACGCAGCCATTGCGGCCGGTGTCGAGCGCAGTATCCGCATCTGGGGGCGCCGCGCCGAAGTAGTGGAGCAGATCAATACACTTCACCGCAACGAGCAGTACCTGAAGGACATTGACCTCCCGGCCTCCATCACGGCGTCCACTGATGTGGCAGAGGTGCTGAAGGATGCCACCCTCGTGGTGCTCGCTGTACCTGCACAGTCGTTGAGGCCGCAGTTGGGTGATTGGAAACCGCTGTTGTCGTCCGACGCCGTGGTTGTTTCCCTCATGAAGGGCCTGGAACTGGGCACGGACGCCCGCATGAGTGAAGTCATTGCGCAGGAACTTGGTCTTTCGGAGAGCCGCGTCGCTGTGGTTTCCGGACCGAACCTGGCCATGGAAATTGCCAGGGAACAACCGACTGCCTCCGTTGTTGCGTGCAGCGACGCCGATACGGCGGCTGCTATTGCCCTGTGCTGCACCGCGCCCTACTTCCGCCCCTACACCAGCACGGACGTGGTCGGCGTCGAGATCGGCGGCATCGTCAAGAACGTGATTGCCCTGGCGGTCGGAATCTGCGAGGGCCGGCAAATGGGCGACAACACCAAGGCGTCAGTGATAACCCGTGGACTCGCGGAAACGTCCCGGCTGGCTCTCGCCCTGGGCGGCGAAGCCCACACCATGGCCGGACTTGCCGGACTCGGCGACCTCGTGGCCACGTGCTCGTCTGCGCTCTCCCGGAATCACACTGCCGGCCGCCTGCTGGGTGAAGGCCTCAGCCTGGTGCAGGTGGCCGAACAGATGACCCAGACCGCTGAAGGCATCAAGTCCGGCCCCGCCGTGCATGAACTGGCGGGGAAACTGAATGTAGAAATGCCCATCACCGCAGCCGTAGTGGCCGTGCTTGAAGGCAGAATGTCCGTTGATGACCTGGGGCCGCGCTTGCTGGCCCGGGCACTGAAGTCCGAAGGCGACTACTGA
- a CDS encoding DUF3515 family protein, with amino-acid sequence MHRKTLHRTAMAISLASASVLALSACSPAVDVTAAADAANPACAPMMVALPDKIGDAALRKTNSQATAAWGDPSQIILRCGVNVPGPTTDRCVSVNNIDWVIKEGDPVYTLTTFGREPATEILVDPVKLEAANISSATVLTELAAAVGKIKASGKCVGQEDLQNLPTGK; translated from the coding sequence ATGCATCGAAAGACCCTCCACAGGACTGCCATGGCCATTTCCCTGGCCTCTGCATCCGTGCTCGCTTTGTCGGCCTGTTCACCTGCCGTTGACGTCACTGCTGCCGCGGACGCCGCCAACCCTGCCTGCGCCCCCATGATGGTGGCCCTGCCCGACAAGATCGGCGATGCTGCCCTCCGCAAGACCAACAGCCAGGCGACGGCAGCATGGGGCGATCCGTCCCAGATCATCCTGCGCTGTGGTGTGAACGTCCCCGGACCCACGACGGACCGCTGTGTCAGCGTCAATAACATCGATTGGGTCATCAAGGAGGGCGACCCCGTGTACACGCTGACCACATTCGGCCGCGAGCCCGCCACGGAAATCCTGGTCGACCCGGTCAAACTGGAGGCTGCCAACATCAGCTCCGCAACTGTCCTGACCGAGCTCGCCGCCGCCGTCGGGAAAATCAAGGCCAGCGGCAAGTGTGTAGGCCAGGAAGACCTGCAGAACCTGCCGACAGGCAAATAG
- a CDS encoding spermidine synthase, whose translation MNSRDSGHAARFLRTSGQHATIDTDPLVEGSFILSIGGAEQSHVNLAAPGEIFYEYLRRIGHVVDLAAEPGRPIRALHLGAGALTLARYIQATRPGSEQYAVELERELLDFVLQKLPMPDGTRLTSHIGDARDALAQLPAEAGFDVVILDIFSGPEAPSHIACREFYEEAAARLAPDGVLIVNVGDEPALTLVRSQVSALRKAMPDVAAFAEAGMFEGRYPGNIILVGTRTPWPAEWTAELLARGPHPAAVLTGVDLDRIAG comes from the coding sequence GTGAATTCCCGGGATTCCGGCCATGCCGCCCGCTTCCTCCGCACCAGCGGCCAGCACGCCACGATCGATACAGACCCCCTCGTGGAGGGCAGCTTCATCCTGAGCATCGGCGGAGCCGAACAGTCACACGTGAACCTGGCGGCGCCCGGTGAGATCTTCTATGAATACCTCCGCAGGATCGGGCACGTGGTGGACCTGGCCGCAGAACCTGGCCGCCCCATCCGGGCCCTTCATCTGGGCGCCGGAGCACTTACACTGGCCCGCTACATCCAGGCCACCCGACCGGGCTCCGAACAGTACGCCGTTGAACTGGAACGTGAACTCCTGGACTTTGTCCTCCAGAAACTGCCGATGCCCGACGGTACAAGGCTGACCTCCCATATCGGCGACGCGCGCGACGCATTGGCGCAGCTTCCCGCCGAGGCGGGGTTCGACGTCGTCATCCTTGACATCTTTTCCGGGCCCGAGGCCCCTTCCCATATCGCCTGCAGGGAGTTCTATGAAGAGGCAGCAGCCCGGCTGGCTCCCGATGGCGTCCTCATCGTCAATGTGGGCGACGAGCCGGCGCTCACGCTTGTCCGCAGCCAGGTCTCAGCGCTGCGCAAGGCCATGCCGGATGTTGCTGCGTTCGCGGAGGCCGGCATGTTTGAAGGCCGCTATCCGGGCAACATAATTTTGGTCGGCACACGTACGCCATGGCCCGCGGAATGGACAGCTGAACTATTGGCCCGCGGCCCCCACCCGGCTGCCGTCCTGACGGGCGTGGACCTGGACCGGATCGCCGGCTAA
- the thiL gene encoding thiamine-phosphate kinase, giving the protein MPAEQVTVQDLSESELLARIFPRLNSSPGVLLGPGDDAALVAAPDGRTLISIDTQTQDQDFRLQWNNGYRTSGYDVGWKAAAQNLSDINAMGGTATSLVVSLTMPPSTPVDWVEAFADGLTAAIVELGAPDCSVAGGDLGRGRELAVTVAVVGTLAGMAPVLRSGARPGDVAAVAGTLGRAAAGWALLESDVPLEKLDEELRGFVGNQCRPLPPLAAGPLAARTGATAMLDISDGLLRDGARLATASGAVLDFDPIALKKYAAVLEPAAALLGADAMAWVLGGGEDHGLLATFPAGIQLPQGFTAIGSVQAVVEPPGSGVRIAGHAADTVGWDHFAD; this is encoded by the coding sequence GTGCCCGCAGAACAAGTGACCGTCCAAGACCTTTCGGAGTCCGAGCTCCTCGCCCGGATCTTTCCCCGGCTGAACAGCAGCCCCGGCGTCCTGCTGGGACCCGGTGATGATGCAGCCCTCGTAGCGGCCCCGGACGGCCGCACCCTGATTTCCATAGATACCCAAACGCAGGACCAGGACTTCAGGCTGCAGTGGAACAACGGCTACAGGACCAGCGGCTACGACGTCGGCTGGAAGGCCGCGGCGCAGAACCTCAGTGACATCAATGCCATGGGAGGCACTGCCACCTCGCTGGTGGTGAGCCTGACCATGCCGCCGTCCACTCCCGTCGATTGGGTGGAGGCTTTTGCGGACGGCCTCACTGCAGCCATCGTCGAGCTGGGGGCACCGGACTGCTCTGTTGCCGGAGGGGACCTCGGCCGGGGCCGGGAACTCGCCGTGACGGTCGCCGTCGTCGGAACTCTTGCCGGAATGGCGCCGGTGCTGCGCTCCGGCGCCCGGCCAGGGGATGTGGCGGCGGTTGCCGGCACGCTCGGCCGGGCAGCCGCAGGCTGGGCGTTGCTTGAAAGCGATGTCCCGCTTGAGAAGCTTGACGAGGAGCTGAGGGGTTTCGTGGGGAACCAGTGCAGGCCTCTGCCGCCGCTGGCAGCAGGACCGCTTGCTGCGAGGACCGGCGCCACTGCAATGCTGGACATCTCCGACGGTCTGTTGCGCGACGGCGCCCGGCTGGCCACCGCCAGTGGTGCCGTGCTGGACTTCGATCCCATCGCGTTGAAAAAGTATGCCGCCGTGCTGGAACCGGCAGCTGCCTTGCTGGGTGCCGACGCCATGGCATGGGTCCTTGGCGGGGGAGAAGACCATGGCTTGCTGGCCACGTTCCCAGCCGGTATTCAGCTGCCGCAGGGCTTCACTGCGATAGGCTCAGTTCAAGCCGTTGTCGAGCCGCCAGGCAGCGGCGTCCGGATTGCCGGGCATGCTGCTGACACCGTTGGATGGGATCACTTTGCAGACTAA
- the rsmD gene encoding 16S rRNA (guanine(966)-N(2))-methyltransferase RsmD produces MSRIIAGVAGGNPLASVPGNATRPTTDRVKEALFSRLESLAVIDGARVLDLYAGSGSLGVESASRGAHSVDLVEFDAKASDVCQRNADLVNQTLGSKKVSVHRSKVESFLERAGDASVWDLVFLDPPYPLDEPALAAVLEKLALHLDDAAVVVVERSSRSPEPSWPDALECFADKKYGETKLWFAEPA; encoded by the coding sequence GTGAGCCGCATCATCGCCGGAGTTGCCGGCGGAAACCCTCTGGCAAGCGTCCCCGGCAATGCCACCAGACCCACGACGGACCGCGTCAAGGAGGCCCTGTTTTCGCGTCTGGAATCGTTGGCGGTGATCGACGGCGCGCGGGTCCTGGATCTCTACGCGGGCTCGGGTTCACTGGGTGTCGAGAGCGCCAGCCGGGGCGCGCACAGCGTGGACCTGGTGGAGTTCGATGCCAAGGCAAGCGACGTCTGCCAACGGAACGCGGACCTGGTCAACCAGACCCTGGGGTCCAAGAAAGTTTCCGTCCACCGTTCCAAGGTGGAATCGTTCCTGGAGCGTGCAGGCGATGCTTCGGTGTGGGACCTGGTCTTCCTTGACCCGCCCTACCCCCTGGACGAACCGGCGCTGGCTGCGGTGCTCGAAAAGCTGGCACTGCACCTGGACGATGCCGCCGTTGTGGTGGTGGAGCGCAGTTCCCGCAGCCCCGAACCGTCGTGGCCGGATGCCTTGGAGTGTTTCGCCGACAAAAAGTACGGGGAGACCAAGCTGTGGTTCGCTGAACCGGCGTGA
- a CDS encoding ATP-dependent DNA helicase RecG produces MITELELPLERRIGKRSAAVIDKHLGLKSTGALLNYFPRRYLSRGELTPISNLPLDEEVTLIARVLSNSTRQMRARRGSITDVVVTDEAGGSGVAGTLKVSFFNGFRAKAELLAGRRAMFSGKVTRYGGALGLTNPDFLLLDEDPEAEGSVDPAKLATMPIPVYPATAKLTSWSIHKVITALLQTMDLDGLEDPIPAHLAGRDGLLSVAEAYRLIHSPETPKDWQRAQERFRYQEALVLQTALARRRAQLAAEEATARRPLPGGLLSTFDRNLPFTLTAGQSAVGKTLAEELGRDTPMNRLLQGEVGSGKTIVALRAMLQVVDAGGQAALLAPTEVLAAQHFDSIRRTLGPLARDQIFGGAGMLGGDSGQQAVQVTLLTGSMPTAARKQAMLDAASGNAGIVIGTHALLSDKTSFQDLGLIVVDEQHRFGVEQRDALRAKAQRPPHLLVMTATPIPRTVAMTVFGDLETSILDELPAGRAPISTHVVGLSENPGWADRIWKRSREEVDAGHQVYVVCPKIGSDDDGDFSPGESEPSEAELQDEGGARELASVTAVVEGLLQEPSLAGVPVAPLHGRQDPQMKSETMASFASNETKVLVSTTVIEVGVDVHNATLMVILDADRFGISQLHQLRGRVGRGGLPGTCLLVTTLEPGHPSRRRLEAVASTTDGFELSQEDLKLRREGDILGASQSGGRSTLKLLRVLEHEDIIARARADAQSLVADDPALADQPALAAAIDQYLNPEKEAFLERG; encoded by the coding sequence ATGATTACTGAACTGGAACTGCCCCTCGAACGCAGGATCGGTAAGCGGTCTGCGGCAGTTATCGATAAACACCTGGGCCTCAAATCAACCGGTGCCCTGCTGAACTACTTCCCGCGGCGTTACCTGAGCCGCGGAGAGCTGACGCCCATCAGCAACCTGCCGTTGGACGAGGAAGTCACGCTCATCGCCCGCGTCCTGTCCAACAGCACCCGCCAGATGCGCGCCCGCCGTGGTTCCATCACAGATGTCGTCGTCACCGATGAGGCCGGCGGAAGCGGTGTCGCGGGGACCCTGAAGGTGAGTTTCTTCAACGGGTTCCGCGCCAAGGCGGAGCTGCTGGCCGGTCGCCGGGCCATGTTTTCGGGGAAGGTAACACGCTACGGTGGGGCTCTTGGCCTGACCAACCCCGACTTCCTGTTGCTCGACGAGGACCCTGAAGCCGAAGGCTCCGTGGACCCTGCGAAGCTGGCCACCATGCCTATTCCGGTGTACCCGGCGACAGCCAAACTGACCAGTTGGTCCATTCACAAAGTGATCACTGCGCTCCTGCAGACCATGGACCTTGACGGGCTGGAGGACCCGATCCCGGCCCATCTTGCCGGGAGGGACGGTTTGCTGAGCGTCGCTGAGGCGTATCGGCTGATCCACTCGCCGGAGACCCCCAAGGACTGGCAACGGGCGCAGGAACGATTCCGATACCAGGAAGCTTTGGTCCTGCAGACTGCCTTGGCGAGAAGGCGCGCCCAGCTTGCGGCCGAGGAAGCCACAGCCAGGCGACCGCTGCCCGGGGGCCTCCTCAGCACCTTCGACCGGAACCTCCCGTTCACGCTGACTGCAGGCCAGTCCGCCGTCGGAAAGACCCTGGCCGAGGAGCTGGGCCGGGATACGCCCATGAACCGGCTCCTGCAAGGCGAAGTGGGTTCCGGCAAAACAATCGTTGCCCTGCGCGCCATGCTCCAAGTCGTGGATGCCGGAGGCCAGGCCGCGCTCCTCGCACCCACCGAGGTCCTTGCCGCCCAGCATTTCGATTCAATCCGCCGGACCCTGGGCCCACTTGCCCGCGACCAAATCTTTGGCGGGGCAGGCATGCTCGGCGGAGACTCCGGGCAGCAAGCCGTCCAGGTAACCTTGCTGACCGGTTCCATGCCCACCGCGGCACGAAAGCAGGCAATGCTTGATGCGGCGTCCGGGAATGCCGGGATCGTCATCGGCACGCATGCCCTGCTGAGTGACAAGACGAGTTTCCAGGATCTCGGCCTGATTGTGGTCGATGAGCAGCACCGCTTCGGGGTGGAGCAGCGCGATGCCCTCCGGGCAAAAGCACAACGTCCTCCCCACTTGCTGGTGATGACGGCAACTCCCATTCCGCGTACCGTCGCCATGACTGTGTTCGGTGACCTTGAGACCTCCATCCTCGACGAGCTTCCCGCCGGACGAGCCCCTATCTCCACGCATGTGGTGGGGCTCTCGGAAAACCCGGGTTGGGCTGACCGCATCTGGAAGCGGTCGCGCGAGGAAGTCGACGCGGGACACCAGGTCTATGTGGTGTGCCCCAAGATCGGATCGGACGACGACGGCGACTTCAGTCCCGGCGAATCGGAACCGAGCGAAGCGGAACTCCAGGACGAGGGCGGGGCGAGGGAGCTCGCGTCGGTGACTGCCGTCGTCGAGGGCCTCCTGCAGGAGCCGTCCCTGGCTGGTGTTCCAGTGGCACCCCTGCACGGACGGCAGGACCCGCAAATGAAGTCTGAAACCATGGCCTCATTTGCGTCCAATGAGACCAAGGTCCTGGTTTCCACCACTGTCATCGAAGTGGGCGTGGATGTCCACAATGCCACGTTGATGGTGATCCTTGATGCTGACCGTTTCGGCATTTCCCAGCTCCACCAATTGCGGGGACGTGTGGGGCGCGGCGGGCTTCCGGGCACGTGCCTGCTGGTGACCACCCTGGAGCCCGGGCATCCGAGCCGGCGCCGCCTGGAGGCGGTTGCGTCCACTACCGACGGTTTTGAATTGTCGCAGGAGGACCTCAAGCTGCGCCGTGAAGGTGACATCCTGGGGGCTTCACAGTCCGGCGGACGCTCCACTTTGAAGCTGCTCCGGGTCCTTGAGCACGAGGACATCATTGCCCGTGCAAGGGCCGACGCCCAGTCCCTGGTGGCGGACGATCCCGCGTTGGCGGACCAGCCCGCGCTTGCCGCCGCGATAGATCAGTACCTGAACCCTGAGAAGGAGGCGTTCCTTGAACGCGGTTAG
- the murA gene encoding UDP-N-acetylglucosamine 1-carboxyvinyltransferase translates to MSSVLTIRGGVPLTGRVTVRGAKNLVPKAMVAALLGSEPSVLRNVPEIKDVEVVTSLLKLHGVTVVKDPESGDLTLDPKDAKTASSTAIDAHAGDSRIPILLCGPLIHAIGEAFIPDLGGCKIGDRPIDYHLNVLRQFGAVVEKRPGGIHISAPHGLHGAKISLPYPSVGATEQVLLSATRAEGITELIGAATEPEIIDLIAVLQKMGAIISVQTDRTIRIEGVKDLRGYNHRALPDRNESASWASAALVTRGDIFVEGASQRDMMTFLNTYRKVGGGMDIGDDGIRFYHQGGKLSPLVLETDVHPGFMTDWQQPLVVALTQADGVSIVHETVYENRFGFTEALARMGANIQVHRECLGSVPCRFGQRNFLHSAVISGPTPLRGTDIDIPDLRGGFSHLIAALAATGTSKVTGIDIINRGYERFTEKLAALGADFDITTIK, encoded by the coding sequence ATGAGTAGTGTTCTGACAATCCGCGGTGGGGTCCCGTTAACTGGACGAGTGACCGTTCGCGGTGCCAAGAACCTGGTGCCCAAGGCGATGGTGGCCGCGTTGCTGGGCAGCGAGCCATCGGTGCTGAGGAACGTGCCGGAAATCAAGGACGTCGAGGTCGTCACCAGCCTTCTGAAGCTGCATGGTGTGACTGTCGTCAAAGATCCGGAGTCGGGTGACCTCACCCTGGATCCGAAGGACGCCAAGACGGCCTCCAGCACTGCAATCGACGCACACGCCGGCGATTCAAGGATCCCCATTTTGCTGTGCGGACCGCTGATCCATGCGATCGGTGAGGCCTTCATCCCGGATCTCGGTGGTTGCAAGATCGGTGACCGGCCCATTGATTACCACCTGAATGTCCTTCGCCAGTTTGGTGCCGTGGTGGAAAAGCGCCCCGGCGGCATCCACATTTCGGCCCCCCACGGCCTGCACGGCGCCAAGATTTCCTTGCCCTACCCGTCCGTGGGGGCTACGGAGCAGGTTCTGCTCAGTGCTACGCGGGCCGAAGGCATCACGGAGCTTATTGGTGCGGCAACCGAGCCGGAGATCATTGACCTCATCGCTGTCCTCCAGAAGATGGGCGCCATCATCAGCGTCCAGACTGACCGGACCATCCGCATCGAGGGGGTCAAGGACCTGCGCGGGTACAACCACCGTGCACTCCCTGACCGCAACGAGTCCGCTTCCTGGGCCTCGGCTGCGTTGGTAACCCGCGGCGATATCTTCGTTGAAGGTGCTTCCCAGCGGGACATGATGACGTTCCTGAACACCTACCGAAAAGTGGGCGGCGGAATGGACATCGGCGACGACGGCATCCGTTTTTACCACCAGGGTGGAAAGCTCAGCCCGCTTGTCCTGGAGACGGACGTGCACCCGGGCTTCATGACCGACTGGCAGCAACCGCTGGTGGTCGCGCTGACCCAGGCCGATGGCGTGTCAATTGTCCATGAGACCGTTTACGAGAACCGTTTTGGTTTCACCGAGGCTTTGGCCCGCATGGGGGCAAACATCCAGGTGCACCGCGAATGCCTTGGCAGCGTGCCCTGCCGCTTCGGCCAGCGGAACTTCCTCCACTCCGCGGTGATCTCCGGCCCCACGCCCCTGAGGGGCACCGACATTGACATCCCGGACCTTCGCGGCGGCTTCAGCCACCTCATTGCAGCGCTGGCAGCAACAGGAACCTCCAAGGTCACCGGGATCGATATCATCAACCGCGGTTACGAGCGCTTCACCGAGAAGCTGGCCGCCCTGGGCGCCGATTTCGACATCACCACCATCAAGTAG
- a CDS encoding lysophospholipid acyltransferase family protein, translating into MKESATSRAMFILLAGLARPAMNMLMAKKWEGIGKLPAGGFIAVPNHCTEIDPIVVGHLVYNQKRPPHFLAKAGLFKVPVLGSLLRATKQIPVERSTAGANRSLQLAKEVVDAGGAIIIYPEGTLTRDPDLWPMKGHTGAARLALQTGAPVVPMAHWGAQEVFPRYAKRFHVFPRKTVRVLVGEPVDLSSFADRPLDRATLTEATDVIMDAITALLETLRGEKAPAERWDPALHKQSKHGRFVEGAPSETQDPEAGK; encoded by the coding sequence TTGAAGGAATCGGCCACGAGCCGTGCCATGTTCATATTGCTGGCGGGCCTTGCCCGTCCGGCGATGAATATGTTGATGGCAAAGAAGTGGGAAGGCATCGGGAAACTTCCCGCGGGCGGTTTCATCGCCGTGCCCAACCACTGCACCGAGATTGATCCCATTGTTGTGGGACACCTGGTGTACAACCAGAAGCGGCCACCCCACTTCCTGGCAAAAGCGGGGCTCTTCAAGGTGCCCGTACTGGGCAGCCTGCTGCGGGCCACGAAACAAATCCCGGTTGAACGCTCGACGGCGGGTGCGAACCGCTCGCTGCAACTGGCCAAGGAGGTGGTGGACGCCGGTGGCGCCATCATCATCTATCCCGAGGGAACCCTGACCAGGGATCCCGACCTGTGGCCGATGAAGGGCCACACCGGGGCGGCCCGCCTTGCCCTGCAAACAGGAGCACCGGTAGTACCCATGGCCCATTGGGGCGCACAGGAGGTCTTCCCCCGGTACGCCAAGCGCTTCCATGTCTTTCCCCGGAAGACCGTCCGCGTCCTGGTGGGTGAACCTGTGGACTTGAGCTCCTTCGCCGACCGGCCACTCGACCGGGCCACGCTCACCGAGGCCACGGACGTGATCATGGACGCCATCACAGCCCTCCTGGAGACGCTTCGTGGCGAAAAAGCGCCGGCTGAACGCTGGGACCCCGCGCTCCACAAACAAAGCAAGCATGGCCGCTTCGTTGAGGGGGCACCCTCCGAGACCCAGGATCCGGAGGCCGGCAAGTGA
- a CDS encoding DAK2 domain-containing protein has translation MKRWLGKAEVVLGNHSDRLNAINIFPVADGDTGTNLYLTVRAAVSALDGPTVAASESGHDVGAVLSKAGQAAMEQARGNSGTLFAVFLCAAAEPLAGKTRLSAPLLATALNRAQIRAWSALSEPVAGTMLSVLEAAAHAAQRVDAEQDGDDSNHALGLSLDAVVEAAYQAVLRTEDELAQLQEAHVVDAGGVGMLLVLDCLRSAVLGEELQDEMLDNLHGYKLQDPHIHEHMPADDGVEVMCTISLSPLNAAILRQRLDEMGDSVIMSQVGGARNDDDDDEESPMEASYRWRVHVHVPDPAPAVELIRSLGEPSDIAVSQLALPRHDSDQPRHDY, from the coding sequence ATGAAACGTTGGCTCGGCAAGGCGGAGGTGGTCCTCGGAAACCACAGCGACCGCCTTAATGCGATCAACATCTTTCCCGTCGCCGACGGCGACACGGGCACAAACCTGTATCTCACGGTCCGTGCTGCCGTTTCTGCGTTGGATGGACCCACCGTTGCGGCGTCAGAATCAGGCCACGATGTTGGCGCGGTTCTGTCAAAGGCCGGCCAGGCAGCCATGGAGCAAGCGCGGGGGAATTCGGGAACGTTGTTCGCGGTCTTCCTGTGCGCGGCCGCTGAACCTTTGGCAGGCAAAACACGCCTTAGTGCCCCGCTCCTGGCTACCGCACTGAACAGGGCCCAGATACGTGCCTGGTCCGCGCTCAGCGAGCCCGTGGCCGGAACCATGCTTTCAGTCCTGGAAGCCGCCGCCCATGCCGCACAGCGGGTCGACGCAGAGCAGGACGGCGACGACAGCAACCATGCGCTGGGGTTGTCGCTCGATGCCGTGGTGGAAGCTGCCTACCAAGCCGTTCTTCGCACCGAGGATGAGCTCGCCCAGTTGCAGGAAGCGCACGTGGTCGACGCCGGCGGCGTGGGCATGCTCCTGGTATTGGACTGTCTTCGTTCCGCAGTGCTCGGCGAGGAACTGCAGGACGAAATGCTGGACAACCTGCACGGCTACAAGCTGCAGGATCCACACATCCATGAGCACATGCCGGCAGATGACGGCGTGGAGGTCATGTGCACCATCAGCCTTTCCCCGCTCAACGCTGCCATCCTGCGGCAAAGGCTGGATGAGATGGGCGACTCCGTCATCATGAGCCAGGTCGGGGGTGCCCGGAACGACGACGACGATGACGAGGAATCGCCGATGGAGGCCAGTTACCGTTGGCGTGTCCACGTCCACGTTCCGGATCCCGCTCCGGCCGTGGAACTGATCCGTTCACTCGGGGAACCGAGCGATATCGCCGTCAGCCAGCTTGCCCTGCCCCGGCATGATTCAGACCAGCCACGGCATGATTACTGA
- a CDS encoding D-alanine--D-alanine ligase family protein — protein sequence MVTEEPTPVKAKPRVAILFGGRSSEHAVSCVTAAGVMGAIDTNKYEVIPIGIAKSGQWVLASGDTSQWSLSSRSLPEVAASGQTVTLAEVGGEHQLIVTEPNAVPRELGSVDVVFPLLHGPWGEDGTIQGLLELSDTRYVGAGVLASAVGMDKHFMKVVFEAAGLKVGPYVAVTDREWVTDAEAVRKRVDKLGFPVFVKPARAGSSMGISKVDSLDGLDAAVDEARRHDLKLVIEAGIVGREIECAVLQGRGTDAPRTSMPGEIAVAAGEHDFYDFAAKYVEDGAAALSCPADMPDEAIARVRELAAVAFDAVGAEGLSRVDFFYTPSGELIINEINTMPGFTPKSMYPQMWAASGVSYAELIDELIHLALTRKTGLR from the coding sequence ATGGTGACTGAAGAACCCACACCCGTGAAGGCGAAACCCCGCGTGGCGATCCTCTTTGGGGGCCGCTCAAGCGAACACGCTGTCAGCTGCGTCACGGCAGCTGGCGTCATGGGAGCCATCGACACCAACAAGTACGAGGTCATCCCTATCGGCATCGCGAAGTCGGGCCAGTGGGTTTTGGCTTCGGGAGATACCAGCCAGTGGTCCTTGAGCTCCAGGTCGCTTCCCGAGGTAGCGGCGTCAGGGCAGACTGTGACGTTGGCCGAAGTCGGCGGTGAGCACCAATTGATCGTCACAGAGCCCAACGCCGTCCCCCGGGAGCTGGGCTCCGTGGACGTCGTGTTCCCATTGCTGCATGGCCCGTGGGGTGAGGACGGAACAATCCAGGGCCTCTTGGAGTTGTCCGACACGCGCTACGTAGGCGCAGGCGTCCTGGCCTCCGCAGTGGGCATGGACAAGCACTTCATGAAGGTTGTCTTCGAAGCCGCCGGGCTGAAGGTGGGTCCCTACGTAGCCGTGACGGACCGCGAATGGGTGACCGACGCCGAGGCCGTGCGCAAACGCGTGGACAAGCTTGGTTTCCCGGTCTTCGTCAAGCCCGCCCGCGCGGGTTCTTCCATGGGAATTTCGAAGGTTGACTCCCTGGACGGCCTGGATGCCGCCGTCGATGAAGCCCGCCGCCACGACCTGAAGCTCGTTATCGAAGCCGGGATTGTGGGACGCGAAATCGAGTGTGCCGTCCTGCAAGGACGCGGCACCGACGCTCCCCGCACGTCAATGCCCGGTGAAATTGCCGTGGCGGCCGGGGAACACGATTTCTACGACTTCGCTGCCAAGTATGTGGAGGACGGGGCCGCCGCACTCAGCTGCCCGGCCGACATGCCCGACGAAGCCATTGCCCGCGTCAGGGAACTGGCCGCCGTCGCTTTCGACGCCGTAGGCGCGGAAGGCCTCAGCCGTGTGGACTTCTTCTACACCCCGTCCGGCGAGCTGATCATCAACGAGATCAACACCATGCCTGGCTTCACTCCCAAGAGCATGTACCCGCAGATGTGGGCAGCCTCCGGAGTGTCCTACGCCGAATTGATCGATGAACTGATCCACTTGGCGCTGACCCGGAAGACGGGCCTGCGCTAA